One Acidobacteriota bacterium genomic window, TTATTAAGAATTATGGTTGCAAGATTAGCACGCAAAGGAGAAGTTAAAAGGGAAAAAAGAGAAAAGAAAAAGGCAGCGTAAGAAAAACACCATCCAAGTCAAACTCAATAAAATCAAATAGTTGCAAATTATACACCCTCTTACAGCGGCAGGTGCAGTCGTGCCAGGCAACCTGGACCTGGAACGCGGTTTTCAAGAATCAAGCTGCCACCATGAGCTTCGGCAATCTGGCGGCTGAGCACCAGACCGATCCCAGTTCCACCTGGTTTGGTGGTAAAGAACGGAACAAACAAATTATTGACGTTTGAAAGTCCTGGGCCCGTGTCTTCGACCCAAATTTCCAGATACGCCGCCTGTTTGGTCCACCCAACCGCAACTTTTCCGCCGGTTTCCATTGAGGCATCCACTGCGTTTCGCAAAATGTTGATCAATAATTGCTCTAACTGGTCCTGATCGGCCTGGATGGTAATCATTGGGCCCGGCACAATCGTGACGGAAAGTCGGGTTTCAAGCGTCACGACACGCTGGATCCAGGACGGCACATTCAGTGGGGCCAATCGTGGCTGCGGCAACCGGGCAAGTCGGGCATAGGCGGCCATAAATCGGCTCAGGGATTCAGCCCGCGAGGCAATCACCGACAAGCCGCTTTGCATATCGTCTTCCCAATCGGGGGGACGGGGTTGCCGGTTGAGCAAATTTTCAAGGCTTCCGGCAATGGATTTGATTGGTGTAAGCGAATTGTTTAACTCGTGGCCGATCACACGGATCAACCGCTGCCAGGCTTGCCGCTCTTCTTCCCGGAGTTGCCGGCTGAGGTCGGTAAATACCAGCAGGTGATGGGGTAAGCCATGCTCGCGAAAGGTACTGCGATGAACGCCATACCGCCCAATTCCACCAGGAAAAGCCATTTGAACGGTTTGGGCGGGCTCACCTTCCAGGCAATCCATCAGCCCTAAATCAGCCGCATTTCGCCCAAGCAGTCGCTCCAGGGGTTGGGCAAGCAACCGCTCTCCGGCTCGATTGACCAGTCGGAGAACCCGTTCCGAGTCAAAGGCGAAAATAGCGACATCAATTTCAGCCGAGATCGTGCGTAACATCGCGGTGGCTTCAATCGTACCTAAGCGCTGATCCTGCAATGTCTTACTCAATTCGTTGATTTCAAGCATCACCTCGCCGAGGGCATCATCCCGGCGGTCGCTCCGACCACGAATTGAATAGTCTCCTTCACGCAGTGCCGCCAGCAGATTGGAGATTGTCTGCAGTGGTCGGATCACACGTTCTTGCAGCGCAAATGTAATCCAGGCCCAACTGGTAACGACCAGAAAGGTTAGTGTCCATTGAACTTTTGGCGTATAGTCACCCAACCACAACAATCCGAGTGCAACTCCGGCTCCAGGAAGCCCGGTTAAAAACCCCAACCACAATATCCGCTGATCGAAGGCCATCGGTGGCTTTCGGCGGCGTTTGCTCAAGTGAGCTTTGGTTTGGGCGACAAGTGGTGAAGACATGATTGGGGTTCGGGGTTCGGGGTTCGGGGTTCGGGGTTCAGGGTTCAGGGTTCAGGGTTCGGGGTTCGGGGTTCGGGGTTCAGGGTTCGGGGTTCGGGGTTCAGGGGCATAAGCGCCAGGATAAGGATCGGAGTCCCGCAGGG contains:
- a CDS encoding PAS domain-containing sensor histidine kinase — protein: MAFDQRILWLGFLTGLPGAGVALGLLWLGDYTPKVQWTLTFLVVTSWAWITFALQERVIRPLQTISNLLAALREGDYSIRGRSDRRDDALGEVMLEINELSKTLQDQRLGTIEATAMLRTISAEIDVAIFAFDSERVLRLVNRAGERLLAQPLERLLGRNAADLGLMDCLEGEPAQTVQMAFPGGIGRYGVHRSTFREHGLPHHLLVFTDLSRQLREEERQAWQRLIRVIGHELNNSLTPIKSIAGSLENLLNRQPRPPDWEDDMQSGLSVIASRAESLSRFMAAYARLARLPQPRLAPLNVPSWIQRVVTLETRLSVTIVPGPMITIQADQDQLEQLLINILRNAVDASMETGGKVAVGWTKQAAYLEIWVEDTGPGLSNVNNLFVPFFTTKPGGTGIGLVLSRQIAEAHGGSLILENRVPGPGCLARLHLPL